In the genome of Campylobacter helveticus, the window TTACGGCAGATTTTCCAGATGTGGCTTTAGTGCCTATTATCTCTTCAGCTAAGGCTTTGAAAATCATTTGTAAAAGGTGGCAGGGGCGTTATAAGCGTTTGCCTGATGCGGTAGTTTTAGAGGGACCAAAAAGTGGCGGACATCAAGGTTTTACTTACGAGCAGTGCTTAGACCCAAATTTTGCTTTAGAAAATTTAATCGCTCCTGTGGTTGAGGAAGCGAAAAATTGGGGAAATTTTCCTGTGATAGCAGCTGGGGGCGTGTGGGATAAAAAAGATATTGAGAAAATGTTAAGTTTGGGTGCAAGTGGAGTGCAGATGGGGACGCGTTTCATCGGCACTTTTGAGTGTGATGCGAGTGAGAATTTTAAAGAAGTGCTACTTGCCTCCAAAGAAGAGGATATAAAACTCATAAAATCGCCCGTAGGATACCCAGCAAGAGGAGTGCAGACGAATTTGCTTGATTTGGTTGCGAAAAGAATGGGACCAAAGATTAATTGTATTAGCAATTGCGTTAGCCCTTGTGGGAGAGGCAAGGAGGCGACTAAGGTGGGATATTGTATAGCGGATAGGCTTTTTGATGCTTGGTCGGGAAAGAAGGATACGGGATTATTTTTTACAGGTGCAAATGGATATAGGCTTGATAGGCTCATTAGTGTAAAAGAGCTTATGGATAAACTTGTAAATGGCGAATAATGCGCATTTTATTTCCACTTTTTTTATTTTTTTGTCTTTGTTTTGGAGCTTTTGAAAAGCAAATTGAAGAATTTGATAAGAGCTTTGTGGGTGCTAGAAATGATGTGCAGGTAAAATTACATCAGCAGCTTAAGAGTTTATACATCCAAAGCGTGATAAATGATGATGATAAAACGAAATTAGAAATTCTTAAACGCCTTATCATTAGCGCTAATACGCTTGGTCTTGATGATAAATCTTATGCCGAGGAGCTTGAAGAAAGTGGCGTTAGCAAGGCAAATATCGAGTCTTTAAGGAAGGCTGTGATTAAAGATGTCAAGCTTGAAAATAAGAAAGTTATGGAAAAATCTTCATTTGATAGCGTGAAAGAAAATCCAAAAAAAGAGTCAAAAGAAAATGTAAAAAAAGAAGAGGTAAAACAAGTCTTACAAAAAGATAAAAATGTAAAAAAAGAAGAAAAAATTTATATCTTAGATTCTAAAAAGCTCATAAATGGCGTGGAGCTTGATTTAAATACAAATTTTGGTGAATTTAAGGATTTTGTCCTAGACGAAAAGGGAAATTATAGGCATATTGTTGATTTTGAAGCTGTTTTGGAGGGAGGTAGGAAGGAGTATAAATTTAAAGATTATAGCATTATCCTTTCTCAATATAATCCAAAAGTTGTCCGCATAGTTCTTAGGGCTAAAGAGAAAATAAAGCTAAATTTAAAAGAGGAGAGCGATAAATTAAGCCTTTTGGTTGGTGAGGAAAAAAATATACAAAAAACGCAAAGCGCTCAAAAAACACAAGCAGAAGAAAAGCAAAAAAATCAAAAGGTAGAAAAGCCTCAGCAAACTAAAAATCAAAAAGAAAAATCCCTATATATCGTCGATGTGGATAAGAAAGAAAATGGTGTCGTTTTGAAATTTGACGAGGAGCTTGAAGACGAGGATTTTGATATTTTTGACACAAAAGATTCTAGATTTTATAGGCAAATCATTAGCTTCAAGGGTGTGTTAGGGGGAGATAGGAAAAGTTATACTTATGGCAAAAACGCCATTACCGTAACGCAGTATAATCCTAAAGTCGTGCGTGTGGTATTAAGCTCACCTAAGGAATTTAAGCTTTATAAAGATATCGATGATGAA includes:
- a CDS encoding N-acetylmuramoyl-L-alanine amidase family protein, whose amino-acid sequence is MMRILFPLFLFFCLCFGAFEKQIEEFDKSFVGARNDVQVKLHQQLKSLYIQSVINDDDKTKLEILKRLIISANTLGLDDKSYAEELEESGVSKANIESLRKAVIKDVKLENKKVMEKSSFDSVKENPKKESKENVKKEEVKQVLQKDKNVKKEEKIYILDSKKLINGVELDLNTNFGEFKDFVLDEKGNYRHIVDFEAVLEGGRKEYKFKDYSIILSQYNPKVVRIVLRAKEKIKLNLKEESDKLSLLVGEEKNIQKTQSAQKTQAEEKQKNQKVEKPQQTKNQKEKSLYIVDVDKKENGVVLKFDEELEDEDFDIFDTKDSRFYRQIISFKGVLGGDRKSYTYGKNAITVTQYNPKVVRVVLSSPKEFKLYKDIDDESLALAFDEPKEQSVSVKTSAKSSSKTPLNKSFKSGKIIVIDAGHGGKDSGALSKNKRLKEKDIVLSTTLKIGNELKKRGFKVYYTRTTDKFINLRDRTKIANDRKADLFLSIHANAAPNTSKAKSAEGLETFFLSPARSERSKKAAEKENQGDFEEMNYFSKQSILNFLNREKIVASNKLAIDIQKGVLAKTRTRYKIVDGGVREAPFWVLVGASMPAILLEIGYITHPNEGGRIANKNFQDLLAKGIADGVETYFYHNR
- a CDS encoding nitronate monooxygenase → MSFKSLQIGKHTIKYPIFQGGMGLGISWDKLASAVSLNGGLGIISSVGTGYYEERTHIGKELNAKPYGSENFYSKEGLKALIANARKVCGDAPLGCNILCASNDYARIARDACEVGFNVIVSGAGLPTNLPEFTADFPDVALVPIISSAKALKIICKRWQGRYKRLPDAVVLEGPKSGGHQGFTYEQCLDPNFALENLIAPVVEEAKNWGNFPVIAAGGVWDKKDIEKMLSLGASGVQMGTRFIGTFECDASENFKEVLLASKEEDIKLIKSPVGYPARGVQTNLLDLVAKRMGPKINCISNCVSPCGRGKEATKVGYCIADRLFDAWSGKKDTGLFFTGANGYRLDRLISVKELMDKLVNGE